The Cellulomonas sp. S1-8 genome has a window encoding:
- a CDS encoding glycoside hydrolase family 11 protein, which translates to MLDILDTARPARRGQRTLRALLGTVAAATLAVGGVAAAAPAVAATITTNQTGTDGLWYSFWTDSQGTVSSNMNGGGAYTTNWSNTGNFVIGKGWSKGDSGKVVNYSGQFNPSGNAYLTLYGWTNGPLIEYYIVDSWGTYRPTGTHKGTVTTDGGTYDIYETTRVNAPSIEGNSSTFKQFWSVRQSKRVGGTITAGNHFSAWASKGMQLGNHNYMIMATEGYQSSGNSNITVSEGAGGGGGNTGGGNTGGGNTGGGNTGGGTSNGCTVTATPVAGESWGDRFNVSYTVSGATSWSVTVNPGSGQSIQNSWNATRSGNTFTSAGNQTFGVTYYSGGNSATPSASCTAAGGSTGGGNTGGGNTGGGNTGGGNTGGGNTGGGATQSCTGGYVALTFDDGPTAATTNQLISALRAGNATATVFPTGSNAQNNASLMQAYKNAGLQIGNHSWDHPHLIQQSQSDVQSQLSRTQTAIQNTAGVTPQIFRPPYGEVNNTVNSVASGLGLRVVTWDVDSQDYNNVSAQQIRSAAQRLTNGQVILMHDWPTNTIQALPGILQDLQSRNLCTGHISPSTGRAVAPTGSSTGGGNTGGGSTGGGNTGGGSTGACTVTGTKAESWGDRFNVTYTVSGASSWSVTVNPGSGQSIQSSWNATRSGNTLTSAGNNSFGVTFYSGGNSAVPSASCTAR; encoded by the coding sequence ATGCTCGACATCCTCGACACAGCCCGACCGGCCAGGCGGGGGCAGCGCACCCTGCGCGCCCTCCTGGGCACGGTCGCCGCTGCCACGTTGGCCGTGGGCGGCGTCGCAGCCGCCGCGCCCGCCGTCGCGGCGACGATCACGACCAACCAGACCGGCACCGACGGCCTGTGGTACTCGTTCTGGACCGACAGCCAGGGCACCGTCTCCTCCAACATGAACGGCGGCGGCGCCTACACGACGAACTGGTCGAACACCGGCAACTTCGTCATCGGCAAGGGCTGGTCCAAGGGCGACAGCGGCAAGGTCGTGAACTACTCCGGCCAGTTCAACCCCTCGGGCAACGCCTACCTCACCCTGTACGGGTGGACCAACGGCCCGCTGATCGAGTACTACATCGTCGACTCCTGGGGCACCTACCGGCCCACCGGCACCCACAAGGGCACCGTCACCACCGACGGCGGCACCTACGACATCTACGAGACCACCCGCGTCAACGCCCCCTCCATCGAGGGCAACAGCTCGACGTTCAAGCAGTTCTGGTCGGTCCGCCAGTCCAAGCGCGTCGGCGGCACCATCACCGCCGGCAACCACTTCTCCGCCTGGGCGTCCAAGGGCATGCAGCTGGGCAACCACAACTACATGATCATGGCGACCGAGGGCTACCAGTCCTCCGGCAACTCGAACATCACGGTGTCCGAGGGTGCGGGCGGCGGCGGCGGGAACACCGGTGGCGGGAACACGGGTGGCGGGAACACCGGCGGCGGGAACACCGGTGGCGGGACCTCGAACGGCTGCACCGTCACCGCGACACCCGTCGCGGGAGAGTCGTGGGGTGACCGCTTCAACGTCAGCTACACCGTCTCCGGCGCCACCAGCTGGTCGGTGACGGTCAACCCGGGATCGGGCCAGTCGATCCAGAACTCCTGGAACGCGACCCGCTCGGGCAACACCTTCACGTCGGCCGGCAACCAGACCTTCGGCGTGACGTACTACTCCGGCGGCAACAGCGCCACGCCGTCCGCCTCGTGCACGGCCGCGGGCGGCAGCACCGGCGGAGGCAACACGGGCGGCGGCAACACGGGCGGCGGGAACACCGGCGGCGGCAACACGGGCGGCGGCAACACCGGCGGCGGCGCGACGCAGAGCTGCACCGGCGGCTACGTGGCCCTGACGTTCGACGACGGCCCCACGGCCGCCACGACGAACCAGCTCATCAGCGCCCTGCGGGCCGGCAACGCGACGGCCACCGTCTTCCCGACCGGCTCCAACGCGCAGAACAACGCCTCGCTCATGCAGGCCTACAAGAACGCCGGCCTGCAGATCGGCAACCACAGCTGGGACCACCCGCACCTGATCCAGCAGAGCCAGAGCGACGTGCAGTCGCAGCTCTCGCGCACCCAGACGGCGATCCAGAACACTGCCGGCGTGACGCCCCAGATCTTCCGTCCGCCGTACGGCGAGGTCAACAACACCGTGAACTCGGTCGCGTCGGGTCTCGGCCTGCGCGTGGTCACGTGGGACGTCGACTCGCAGGACTACAACAACGTCTCGGCGCAGCAGATCCGCTCGGCCGCGCAGCGTCTGACGAACGGCCAGGTCATCCTCATGCACGACTGGCCGACCAACACGATCCAGGCCCTGCCCGGCATCCTGCAGGACCTGCAGTCGCGCAACCTGTGCACGGGCCACATCTCGCCGTCCACCGGCCGCGCGGTCGCCCCGACCGGCAGCAGCACCGGCGGCGGCAACACCGGCGGGGGCAGCACCGGCGGTGGCAACACCGGCGGCGGCAGCACCGGCGCGTGCACCGTCACCGGCACCAAGGCCGAGTCGTGGGGCGACCGCTTCAACGTCACCTACACCGTGTCCGGCGCCTCGAGCTGGTCGGTCACCGTCAACCCGGGCTCGGGCCAGTCGATCCAGAGCTCCTGGAACGCCACCCGCTCCGGCAACACCCTGACGTCGGCCGGCAACAACAGCTTCGGCGTGACGTTCTACTCCGGCGGCAACAGCGCCGTCCCGTCGGCCAGCTGCACCGCACGCTGA
- a CDS encoding cellulose-binding protein yields the protein MPHLRPTTRRRWGALVATAALAVSGLAAALPATALPGGPIAAAPTAGCGRAAALSTGNHTLTSGGQSRQYRLDVPAGYDPNRQYRLVVGLHWLNGTSQDVVNQNFYGLKPLANNSTIFVAPQGIDNGWPNTNGRDVTFIDDLLRTLDAALCIDTTQRFATGFSYGGGMSNALACARADVFRAVAVLNGAQLSGCAGGTAPIAYLGSHGIADSVLNISQGRALRDRALRNNGCTAQNAPEPGQGSGTHTKTTYSCRAGFPVVWIANDSDHQWDARDRNQQQSHVPGEIWSFFSALTSTTPTPTPTPSVTPTPTPTPSVTPTPTPSVTATPTPTPSATPTPNPGGCTVSWARGQEWGDRFNVTYTVSGRSSWTVTVYPNSGQSIQNSWGATRTGNTFRQSGTNSFGVTYYKGSQNINWIPWGVCS from the coding sequence GTGCCTCATCTCAGACCCACCACCCGACGCCGCTGGGGAGCGCTGGTTGCGACCGCTGCGCTCGCCGTGAGCGGCCTCGCCGCCGCCCTGCCCGCGACCGCGCTGCCCGGCGGCCCGATCGCGGCCGCCCCGACTGCCGGGTGCGGCAGGGCCGCGGCTCTGAGCACCGGCAACCACACCCTCACCAGCGGCGGGCAGTCCCGCCAGTACCGGCTCGACGTGCCCGCGGGCTACGACCCGAACCGGCAGTACCGCCTCGTGGTCGGCCTGCACTGGCTGAACGGCACGTCCCAGGACGTGGTCAACCAGAACTTCTACGGCCTGAAGCCGCTGGCGAACAACAGCACGATCTTCGTCGCACCGCAGGGCATCGACAACGGGTGGCCGAACACCAACGGGCGCGACGTGACGTTCATCGACGACCTGCTGCGCACCCTGGACGCCGCGCTGTGCATCGACACCACGCAGCGCTTCGCCACCGGGTTCAGCTACGGCGGCGGCATGAGCAACGCCCTGGCCTGCGCGCGGGCCGACGTGTTCCGCGCCGTGGCCGTCCTGAACGGCGCCCAGCTCTCCGGCTGCGCCGGGGGCACCGCCCCCATCGCCTACCTCGGGTCCCACGGCATCGCCGACTCCGTCCTGAACATCTCCCAGGGACGCGCCCTGCGCGACCGCGCACTGCGCAACAACGGCTGCACCGCCCAGAACGCCCCCGAGCCCGGACAGGGCAGCGGCACCCACACCAAGACCACCTACTCCTGCCGCGCAGGGTTCCCGGTCGTGTGGATCGCCAACGACAGCGACCACCAGTGGGACGCCCGCGACCGCAACCAGCAGCAGTCCCACGTGCCCGGGGAGATCTGGTCGTTCTTCTCCGCGCTGACGTCGACGACGCCCACCCCGACGCCCACGCCGTCCGTGACTCCCACGCCGACGCCCACCCCGTCGGTCACACCCACCCCGACGCCGTCCGTGACAGCCACGCCGACGCCCACGCCGTCCGCGACACCCACTCCCAACCCGGGCGGTTGCACCGTCAGCTGGGCCCGCGGCCAGGAGTGGGGCGACCGCTTCAACGTCACCTACACGGTCTCCGGCCGGTCGAGCTGGACCGTGACGGTCTACCCGAACTCGGGACAGTCGATCCAGAACTCCTGGGGCGCCACCCGTACCGGCAACACGTTCCGCCAGAGCGGCACGAACAGCTTCGGCGTGACGTACTACAAGGGCTCGCAGAACATCAACTGGATCCCCTGGGGCGTCTGCTCCTGA
- a CDS encoding polysaccharide deacetylase family protein, translated as MTLTPHPRRQRSLRMLAGLTATSAVLAGGLALAPSASAADCSSGYVALTFDDGPTAATTNQLINALRAGNATATVFPTGQNAQNNASLMQAYKNAGLQIGNHSWDHPHLIQQSAANVQSQLSRTQTAIQNTAGVTPKIFRPPYGETNSTVNSAASGLGLRVVTWDIDTQDYNNVSSQQIRSAVSRASNGQVVLMHDWPTNTIQALPGILQDLQSRNLCTGHISASTGRAVAASGTPTTNPTTNPTTNPTANPTTPSTGSCTATATKGQEWGDRFNVTYTVTGKSNWSVTVYPSNGQSIQSAWGANRNGNTFTPNGSNSFGVTYYKGSNNVNWTPTGVCA; from the coding sequence GTGACCCTCACCCCTCACCCCCGCCGGCAGCGCTCGCTGCGCATGCTCGCGGGCCTCACCGCCACCAGCGCGGTCCTCGCTGGCGGGCTCGCCCTGGCGCCGTCGGCCAGCGCCGCGGACTGCTCGTCCGGCTACGTCGCCCTGACGTTCGACGACGGCCCCACGGCCGCCACGACGAACCAGCTCATCAACGCGCTGCGGGCCGGCAACGCGACGGCCACCGTCTTCCCGACGGGCCAGAACGCCCAGAACAACGCCTCGCTCATGCAGGCCTACAAGAACGCCGGCCTGCAGATCGGCAACCACAGCTGGGACCACCCGCACCTGATCCAGCAGAGCGCCGCCAACGTCCAGTCGCAGCTCTCGCGCACGCAGACCGCGATCCAGAACACGGCCGGCGTGACCCCGAAGATCTTCCGCCCGCCGTACGGCGAGACGAACAGCACCGTGAACTCGGCGGCCTCCGGCCTCGGGCTGCGCGTGGTCACCTGGGACATCGACACCCAGGACTACAACAACGTGTCCTCGCAGCAGATCCGCTCGGCGGTGTCGCGCGCGTCCAACGGCCAGGTCGTCCTCATGCACGACTGGCCGACGAACACGATCCAGGCGCTGCCCGGCATCCTGCAGGACCTGCAGTCGCGCAACCTGTGCACGGGCCACATCTCCGCGTCCACCGGCCGCGCGGTCGCCGCCTCCGGCACGCCCACCACGAACCCCACGACCAACCCGACCACGAACCCCACCGCGAACCCCACCACCCCGAGCACCGGCTCCTGCACCGCGACCGCGACCAAGGGCCAGGAGTGGGGCGACCGCTTCAACGTCACCTACACCGTGACCGGCAAGTCGAACTGGTCCGTCACCGTCTACCCGAGCAACGGGCAGTCGATCCAGAGCGCCTGGGGCGCCAACCGCAACGGCAACACCTTCACCCCGAACGGCTCCAACAGCTTCGGCGTCACGTACTACAAGGGCAGCAACAACGTGAACTGGACGCCCACCGGCGTCTGCGCGTAG